The stretch of DNA CCCAGGAGCTGTTGATGAGTTTGTCGATGCGGGAGACGTTGTCGCCTACGGATCACACCAGACAGGACGCGGGAACGATGCTCGAACCTCGGGCTGCTGCTGCGGTGGGACAGTCGGGTCTGATGTCGCTGTATGATGCGATGTTTGCCCAGTATGGTATCAAGGTGGCACAGGTGCTAGTGACGGAACCTGATTTTTACAACGAGGAAACTAGGAAGAATTTGTTCAGCACTTTATCAGAATTGATCAGTCTGAATATTGTGCctatcatcaacacgaatgacgCCGTTATGCCTCCGATGTTTGTCGTTAATCAGGAAGTGTCGGCTACAGGGAAGAAACGAGGCATCAATATCAGAGACAATGATAGTCTGGCAGCACTTCTCGCCGCGGAAATTCACGCTGATTTGCTGATTCTAATGTCGGATGTTGATGGAATCTACAACAAGCCACCATgggaagatggtgctttgttGATGCATACGTATACTTCGGCGGATAAAGACTTGATCAAATTTGGTCAGAAGTCGAAGGTTGGCACTGGTGGCATGGATTCAAAGGTAACTGCCGCAACATGGGCGCTGGATCGTGGTGTCAGTGTTGTTATCTGTAACGGTACTCAGGAGAAGGCTATCAAACATATTTTGACCGGAAGGAAGGTGGGAACATTTTTCACAGAGTCAACCGCGGAAAAGGCTCCTCCGGTCGATCAGTTGGCAGAACATGGTAAGTTAATTTAAAATTccgaaaataataaatttgtaCTGATGTAATCTTCTTTTGCAGCCCGCGTTGGCAGTCGTGtccttcaaaatctttcatcaAGCGATCGGGCTCTTTGTGTAAATACTCTGGCCGATCTGTTAATCTCGAGACAATCTCAAATACTGGAAGCCAACGCTAGGGATTTGGATGAAGCCAAAAAATCAGGACTCGCAAAACCGCTTCTGTCGCGTCTATCTCTGACTCCGGCTAAACTAGAGGGTCTAGCCATCGGGTTGAAGCAAATTGCGGAAGATAGTCATAGGGTGAGAATTTGTAATTTAAAGCAAAAATAAGCTCAATTTAATATCAATTATTAACCAACAGAACGTTGGTCGCGTGCTGCGGAAAACTAAGCTTGCCGATGGCCTCGAGCTGAAGCAAGTGACGGTCCCGATTGGAGTTCTGCTGGTTATCTTCGAGTCACGACCTGATTCTCTGCCTCAAGTAGCAGCCCTTGCTATGGCATCCGGAAATGGGCTACTTCTGAAGGGTGGTAAAGAGGCTGCTCATAGCAATAGGGCACTGATGGAGCTGGTCAAGCAAGCACTGGGGACAGTCGGCGCGGCCAAGGCAATTTCTTTGGTCTCCACGCGCGAAGAGATCAGTGATCTTCTGTCGATGGATAAGCACATAGATCTGATCATTCCACGAGGATCGAGTGAGCTGGTTCGAAGCATTCAGGAAAAATCCCACCACATTCCGGTGATGGGTCACGCTGAAGGAATTTGTCATGTGTACATTGACAAAGAAGCGAATTTGGATAAGGCTTTGAAAATCGTTCGCGATTCGAAGTGTGACTATCCGGCAGGTAAGAATTTCTTTATGGTAATCCTTAGACTTTAAATTCACTGTTTCTTTTCTTCTAGCATGTAATGCCATGGAAACACTATTGATCCACGAGGATCTCATAAACAATGGGACCTTCTTCGCTGATGTGTGTAACATGCTTAAGCGAGAAGGTGTCAAAATTAATTCCGGACCGAAACTCAATCAGGTTTTGACTTTTGGGCCACCGCAAGCGAAATCACTCAAGTTCGAATACGGTGCGTTGGAATGTAGCATCGAAGTGGTGAAGGATCTCGAGGAAGCCATCGATCATGTGCACACGTACGGAAGTGGTCATACCGATGTAATTGTTACCGAGAATGGTGAGTGGTTTACGTTTTGTAACCTTAtcctttcatttcatttgcttgttatTACAGAATCATCCGCGAGCTACTTCCAGAATCACGTGGACAGCGCATGTGTTTTCCACAATGCTAGCAGCCGATTCGCTGATGGATTCCGTTTCGGTTTGGGTGCGGAGGTTGGAATTTCAACTGCAAGAATTCACGCTCGTGGTCCGGTCGGAGTGGAGGGTCTGCTGACGACCAAATGGATATTGAGTGGCGTTGACCACGCTGCAGCTGATTTCAGTGATGGTTCGCGCAAATGGATTCACGAGTCCTTACCAATTGAATGACTCATTCGAAGGGCGATAGCATTCGTTAAAAAGTTTAAGATTGTGTAGCAAATTGACTCATTTATCATAGTTTTGTAGAATATTATCCATTTTCCATTCGAAAACGACTCAACAATAAACTCATTTTAAAGGTATAATTGCACTTTGAAAATTATCCACTTCGGCGGAGATAATGGCAGGGGGAATCGAATTAATCACCGAAAGTCCGAAATAAATTTAACGTATAATTAATAGGACGTTATTTATcaggaaacttttttttattcaaaaagacCCATTCCCTCGATGCAACAATTGGTTGGATAATCTGCGGAACTGTAGCACGTGTTCGATTGTGCACGATAAAAATGGTCTCGAGTCTGTTCGAGACTCGGTGAAGTGCGAATTTCCACAACAATTTCTATCGTGTACCGATGAGATAGCTCACGCAATATCAGAAGCCGCTTGAATAACGAGAGGCGAGATTTAATGTGAGTTTTAATTGATTTGCATAAATCCTTAATTACTACTGACCGGAGATGATTAACCCTCGTTTTTGGCATCACTCAGAATCAATGGCCCGTCTACGAGAGAGATGATTACCCATCGCAATTTTGAGGTGTCTATAAAAATAATTGCTGTACGGCAGTTGTTTCGCTAATTAGATTTTGGGGTGGAGTGAGCATTCGAAATTTATTTGTTGATTGAATTGGTGATGGTGGTGGCGCATTTTCACGTTACATTGATTTCAAATTGGTTGGAAAATGTTCCTAATACTAGCCTTATTACGTCTCGTGGCGAATCTCCACATTTCAATGATGAAATATTGCAATTCACTTGGTTCTAGGGAAATAAACCAGATATATAAGGATAACTAATCGTTCTCCTTTCTAGTGAATCGACACGTGCTAACTTCCGGAATATTATGAGTCCAAATTTGGAATAAAGTTCTAACCTGGACAAATAGTTCAATGTACTAATTCAAAGTTTGAATTATGGAATGAATAAATTTCCAACGCGATTTTATATCCATCAAGGGACTGTGGAATTCGACATCAATCATTCACCgggaaaacatttattcaaaaAGCATTGACTCATATTCCAAGTGAgtcgaaaactttttttttgtgagcggcagtatagttgccactgccttATGAAGGGTTAATAGTTGATACCACGtttctcttctgctttgctTCCACACGTCAATGCAAGCTCAGTACTGTACTGCATATACATTGATTGATGTCTAATGGTAGCTACGGTTGTTTTGCAATGGTAGAGATATATTCAAATTGTGCTTTGGTGCTACTTGCTCTTTttagatgacaaaacatgaggaACAAAAGTtgaaccaatcaaaacatgGGATTTACAGCGTTTTGGAAAATTTCACAACTGTTcgttatagaaaaaatatttagaaatacaggtattgattttttttttcactccggataatcgaatcctccggataatcgagtcataaaaaaaacgaattttctctcggtaaacgtaatataattatgaattgcacttatttattaaacggttttatctaggttgacccgtttgtatgtttgtgattttgtaactttgtaactttgtatgtagcgctgtaccacattaatggaaatttaacccccttcctgttgtccgtttgatctgaaatttggaaaacatctttatctctagtgtcattataaaactgcgtattccataatcttgaaaatccaagatggcggccgctataaaatggcggattacgtacatattttctcaaaatcccttcaatatgggtatcgaatgaaagggcttgaccagtagaacacaaatatttatagaaaatgtaaatcaaagatggtgaccgctacaaaatggcggcatATATACAGCCATATATAACAGGACCGCAGTtcttaaataaacaattactttttaatggttccattcagcttgccctgtttgtatgtatgtttgagtgttttgtaGGGTtgcccacattaatagaaaattggcCGGGTTCCTGTTATATATGTCTGTCTATATGGCTCCATCTTGTGGTggtagccattttggatttgaatttttcataaatgactgtgatctactagtcaagccctttcatttgatacccaataTGGatccgagtccgacctgtatttaggAATATATTATTTagatatatatacagccattccatgccaaaccgatatagtggttctcagattttcgcgaaaagtggtaattttgttctctatcacaaaacattagacccgtattttttattttttcgttagggtgaccatttccattttatggtgatacgaaaaatcaattatttctacTTTTCCCCAAACATGACTTTTTTTCATAActattgaactactgaaccgttttagatgatcgacatatcagattgaagccaatgagcaagccttttattaaaaaatattgaaccagcaaaaaaatggattttgttttcgtaatcattgattgtagtcgttttttgttgttcgtGGCTTTGAAATAGAGAGCGctatgttttttcaatattttttcttgaaagctggggATTTTTtaacacaacatatctcgatatcagagatgctattctTTTCGTTTTAAGGATATGAGTTTCCAaagttaaaaaagaaaaaaaagaaagaaaaaatataaaaaaatatagcgccctctagtccaaagccatgaaaacaataaaaaacgactacaatcaataatcacgaaaattAAATCCATTGTTTTGGGAaggtcaaaaaatattttttaatggaaggctagttcattggcttcaatttgatatgtttgatTTCTCGGCCATCTCTCGATCATTTCGATCtctcgatcatctaaatcggttcagtcgttcaaaagatataaatttttgaaaaaaataattttcgggaaaaagtggaaaatttttttttcggaccaccctaaaacggaaatgagAGCTCtaacgaaaaaatgaaaaaatgcgggtctaatattttgtgataatAAAACGAAACTGTCTCTTCTCattgaaatctgagaaccactgtatcggtttgacatggaatggctgtgtataaaaaaatatagtgccttcTAGTCTAAAgctatgggccctattccagaaaatgagaagagcaattcgtctcgtctcgtctcggcttcagtcactgtcgagacgagcaaaatatcccattccagtaaACGAGTTTCATtggaatgttttatttggtagactgaagagacttcagtcagtttttctcggtatgatcagtgatgtcagatgaaaAGACATGTTTAGGTTTTGAGTCTCGT from Toxorhynchites rutilus septentrionalis strain SRP chromosome 3, ASM2978413v1, whole genome shotgun sequence encodes:
- the LOC129778118 gene encoding delta-1-pyrroline-5-carboxylate synthase, producing the protein MSICLRGLGLYRGATFRCRYQQMLINSRSFSVVSSPGVSAYMMNQANKVYRSDRTLHSIHDRERATISERSQLKSARRMVVKLGSAVITREDEHGLALGRLASIVEQVAEYHVEGRECIMVTSGAVAFGKQKLTQELLMSLSMRETLSPTDHTRQDAGTMLEPRAAAAVGQSGLMSLYDAMFAQYGIKVAQVLVTEPDFYNEETRKNLFSTLSELISLNIVPIINTNDAVMPPMFVVNQEVSATGKKRGINIRDNDSLAALLAAEIHADLLILMSDVDGIYNKPPWEDGALLMHTYTSADKDLIKFGQKSKVGTGGMDSKVTAATWALDRGVSVVICNGTQEKAIKHILTGRKVGTFFTESTAEKAPPVDQLAEHARVGSRVLQNLSSSDRALCVNTLADLLISRQSQILEANARDLDEAKKSGLAKPLLSRLSLTPAKLEGLAIGLKQIAEDSHRNVGRVLRKTKLADGLELKQVTVPIGVLLVIFESRPDSLPQVAALAMASGNGLLLKGGKEAAHSNRALMELVKQALGTVGAAKAISLVSTREEISDLLSMDKHIDLIIPRGSSELVRSIQEKSHHIPVMGHAEGICHVYIDKEANLDKALKIVRDSKCDYPAACNAMETLLIHEDLINNGTFFADVCNMLKREGVKINSGPKLNQVLTFGPPQAKSLKFEYGALECSIEVVKDLEEAIDHVHTYGSGHTDVIVTENESSASYFQNHVDSACVFHNASSRFADGFRFGLGAEVGISTARIHARGPVGVEGLLTTKWILSGVDHAAADFSDGSRKWIHESLPIE